One region of Novipirellula artificiosorum genomic DNA includes:
- a CDS encoding BON domain-containing protein, with protein sequence MNENTIEQRLIKTLVRFGFPHLQVAVDSQGVAELIGSVATSDDRAFVASIASTTPGVTSVKNQLRVAKP encoded by the coding sequence GTGAACGAAAACACGATCGAACAGCGACTGATAAAGACCCTCGTACGGTTTGGCTTTCCACACCTGCAGGTCGCCGTCGATTCGCAGGGTGTCGCCGAACTAATTGGTTCTGTCGCAACGTCCGACGATCGTGCGTTCGTCGCGTCGATAGCCTCGACGACGCCAGGCGTCACCAGCGTCAAGAACCAACTCAGGGTTGCCAAACCCTAA
- a CDS encoding methyltransferase family protein produces the protein MPLIEEFERSGASLFRWRSYLPFVFLPLVVVAAIRYPAIETNPSLHFAWGMISLCFSLLGLFVRCHTVGHAGQGTSGRNTKEQIAETLNTSGFYSVLRHPLYLGNFLIAFGIVLHSCSPWLVALFIALFALYYERIMFAEEAFLRRKFGPDFVRWAAKTPAVLPRLRRWRKAELLMNWPKVIRAESTAFAVIAIAFPGLEFLMHRMQEGTIAVEMAWYYILATGVALYFVARIMKRNFRRWARYEAILLKAAK, from the coding sequence ATGCCTTTGATTGAAGAATTTGAACGCTCCGGTGCTTCGCTGTTTCGATGGCGAAGTTATCTGCCATTCGTGTTCCTACCATTAGTCGTGGTCGCAGCAATCCGTTATCCGGCGATTGAAACGAATCCGAGTTTACATTTCGCCTGGGGAATGATCAGCCTCTGCTTTTCCTTACTAGGTTTGTTCGTCCGATGCCATACCGTGGGACATGCGGGGCAGGGAACGTCGGGACGGAATACCAAAGAGCAAATTGCTGAGACACTCAATACATCAGGCTTCTACTCGGTGCTGCGTCATCCTTTGTACCTAGGCAACTTTTTGATCGCTTTCGGGATCGTCTTGCATTCGTGTTCCCCTTGGCTCGTTGCATTGTTCATCGCATTATTTGCGTTGTACTACGAGCGAATCATGTTTGCGGAAGAAGCGTTCCTGAGGAGGAAGTTCGGGCCGGATTTTGTTCGCTGGGCAGCGAAGACGCCCGCCGTCCTGCCTCGGCTTAGACGATGGCGGAAAGCCGAACTACTGATGAATTGGCCCAAGGTCATTCGTGCTGAATCGACCGCATTCGCTGTCATCGCGATTGCGTTTCCTGGTTTGGAATTCTTGATGCACCGGATGCAAGAGGGCACGATTGCTGTTGAAATGGCGTGGTATTACATCTTGGCAACGGGTGTTGCTCTCTACTTCGTTGCGAGGATCATGAAACGAAACTTCCGACGTTGGGCAAGGTATGAAGCAATCTTGTTAAAGGCAGCGAAATGA
- a CDS encoding efflux RND transporter periplasmic adaptor subunit produces MRWKFPKLPWPAIRLFIGVIAVVVAGVTYNTWWPPLSNWVDSTLMSHRSAPTEEEGHGDDADHAEPAPVARESLNLTAQAIKNLGLTSDYLRPIELSTYRRSITVPSVIVAKPGRSQVVVASPLNGVVTHVHAVTGQAVMPGELLMEVRLTYEELVDKQTEYLKTLSELEVENREIVRLEEATRSGAVSGKALLERRYAKEKLDAFLRAQREALRMHGLSDRQIEQIGNNARLLQELKVVVPDIDRHDHDVEEDRELRLSQVPVRPVAFAMPASQNAAPPATVPSGSHEHRPLVVEDLRVHKGQAVVAGDKLCSLSDYSELFIEGKAFENDIAAINEAVKRGWPIDAVFNNATGTEVVGGLKLAFVANAIDPSSRTLSVFVELPNEIIRDETTAQGQRYLDWKYRLGQRLELQIPVEQWENEIVVPVDAVVKDGADWFVFQQNGNRFDRIAVHVKHRDQNSAVIANDGSVYPGDVIALKSAHQMQMAVKNKSGGGADPHAGHNH; encoded by the coding sequence ATGCGTTGGAAATTTCCAAAACTGCCTTGGCCCGCAATTCGGCTCTTCATCGGTGTGATCGCCGTCGTCGTCGCGGGTGTGACTTACAACACATGGTGGCCGCCACTGTCGAATTGGGTCGATTCGACACTGATGTCGCATCGCAGTGCACCAACCGAAGAAGAGGGGCACGGTGATGATGCGGACCATGCCGAGCCGGCACCTGTCGCTAGGGAGTCGCTTAACCTAACGGCTCAGGCAATCAAGAATCTCGGCCTAACGTCGGACTACTTGCGACCGATCGAGCTTTCGACCTACCGTCGATCGATTACGGTGCCATCGGTCATCGTTGCAAAACCAGGCCGGTCCCAGGTTGTCGTTGCATCGCCGCTGAACGGAGTAGTGACTCACGTGCATGCGGTCACTGGGCAAGCGGTGATGCCGGGCGAATTGCTGATGGAAGTGCGTTTGACCTACGAAGAATTGGTTGACAAGCAAACGGAGTATCTCAAGACGCTGAGCGAATTGGAGGTTGAGAATCGCGAGATCGTTCGCTTGGAAGAGGCGACCCGTAGCGGTGCGGTTTCCGGCAAGGCGCTGTTGGAGCGTCGTTACGCCAAAGAGAAGTTGGACGCATTTTTGCGGGCACAACGTGAAGCACTTCGGATGCACGGTTTATCGGATCGCCAGATTGAGCAGATCGGCAACAACGCCAGGTTGCTGCAAGAGTTGAAAGTAGTGGTGCCTGACATCGATCGCCATGATCATGACGTCGAAGAAGACCGAGAGTTACGATTGAGCCAAGTTCCTGTGCGTCCGGTCGCGTTTGCGATGCCCGCGAGCCAAAACGCAGCACCGCCAGCAACTGTGCCGTCCGGCAGTCACGAACATCGTCCTTTGGTGGTTGAGGATCTGCGAGTACACAAGGGCCAAGCGGTGGTTGCGGGCGACAAGCTCTGCTCGCTTTCTGACTACAGCGAATTATTTATCGAGGGCAAGGCGTTTGAGAACGATATCGCAGCGATCAATGAAGCTGTCAAACGCGGCTGGCCGATTGATGCGGTGTTCAACAACGCCACGGGAACGGAAGTGGTTGGCGGGTTGAAACTAGCGTTTGTTGCTAACGCGATTGATCCAAGTTCTCGCACGCTATCGGTGTTCGTTGAGTTGCCGAATGAAATTATCCGTGATGAGACGACGGCCCAGGGGCAACGCTATCTCGATTGGAAATATCGATTAGGTCAACGGCTTGAATTGCAAATACCAGTTGAACAGTGGGAGAACGAGATTGTGGTTCCAGTTGATGCCGTTGTGAAAGACGGAGCGGACTGGTTTGTGTTCCAGCAAAACGGCAATCGGTTCGATCGCATTGCTGTCCATGTCAAGCATCGCGACCAGAACTCCGCAGTGATCGCCAATGATGGATCGGTCTATCCTGGCGACGTGATCGCACTGAAATCCGCACATCAGATGCAGATGGCCGTGAAGAACAAGTCCGGAGGCGGTGCTGATCCCCACGCGGGGCACAACCATTGA
- a CDS encoding heavy metal translocating P-type ATPase, giving the protein MNREKIELGLLLPSVESTDDACVERLAELLQTKLGIDSVHAINRDTETPDLICVHYDPSVVSTGEVRELAKRAGVELDQRYGHWLSKSRSTHARRASAIESRLGRMDGVLEAVVSTDGAVRVEYDKQTTNESAIAYALNEWTGKAAEVADHHAGHEHDDEGHEADRDHSGHDHAHGGIFGPKSELIFAILCGAFLLVGWLIETFAIVNEWVPLGCYIAAYVFGGYYTVTEAIEKIRAGKFEIDFLMIVAAAGAALLGAWAEGALLLFLFSIGHALEGYAMGKAKRAIEALSELAPRTARVRRDGTETEVPVEVLVVGDIVIIKPDERVPADGFVIAGESSINQAPITGESVPVDKRPVDDHDAAAADPESLSAEYRAFAGTINQSGSIEIQVTKTAAENTLARVVTMVSEAETRVSPTQKFTKKFERYFVPSVITGVVLLMFAPLVIDEGFSDSFYRAMAVLVAASPCALAIATPSAVLSGVARAARGGILVKGGGPLESLGSLDAIAFDKTGTLTEGEPKVTDVRTAEGVDESELLRIAIAVEDLSKHPLAKAVVRDGKKKLAEGEKESQGEGNVGLAELSQDAKTDSQLSTLNFQLPEATDMKSITGRGIQAMVEGELVHVGKDYLFSEVDGPPLPESVRTIVESLEQNGRTTMIVRRGDRYLGVIGLMDTPREASKRTIKKLRELGIQRMIMISGDNQQVADAVAKEVGLDEARGDLMPEDKVTEIKKLQSEGGVAMVGDGVNDAPAMASASVGIAMGAAGSDVALETADVALMADNLDHLPLAIGLSRATRRIIRQNLWMSLGMVAFLVPATIFGLNIGPAVALHEGSTLVVVFNALRLLAYQSPTSDKE; this is encoded by the coding sequence ATGAATAGGGAAAAAATCGAACTGGGCCTGTTGCTGCCGTCCGTCGAATCGACCGACGATGCCTGCGTCGAAAGACTGGCGGAATTGCTGCAAACAAAATTAGGTATTGATTCGGTTCACGCGATCAACAGGGATACCGAAACGCCCGATCTAATTTGCGTTCACTATGATCCGAGCGTCGTCTCGACGGGCGAAGTACGAGAACTAGCAAAACGTGCGGGCGTCGAATTGGATCAGCGTTATGGTCATTGGCTCAGCAAGTCGCGATCGACACACGCCCGCCGTGCTTCCGCGATTGAGTCGCGATTAGGACGCATGGACGGAGTCCTCGAAGCGGTGGTGTCAACCGACGGTGCTGTTCGCGTCGAGTACGACAAGCAGACCACCAACGAATCCGCAATCGCATACGCTCTGAACGAATGGACTGGCAAAGCAGCAGAGGTCGCCGACCACCACGCCGGTCATGAGCATGACGATGAAGGTCACGAGGCCGACCGCGATCACTCGGGACACGACCACGCTCACGGCGGCATCTTCGGTCCAAAGTCAGAACTGATCTTCGCAATTCTCTGTGGCGCGTTCTTGCTGGTCGGATGGCTGATTGAGACCTTTGCAATAGTCAACGAATGGGTTCCACTGGGTTGTTACATTGCGGCCTATGTCTTCGGCGGTTACTACACCGTCACCGAAGCGATCGAAAAAATTCGAGCTGGCAAGTTTGAGATCGACTTCTTAATGATCGTCGCCGCCGCCGGCGCAGCGTTACTCGGTGCTTGGGCCGAAGGAGCGTTGCTGCTGTTCCTTTTCAGCATCGGTCACGCTCTGGAAGGCTACGCGATGGGCAAAGCCAAACGTGCCATCGAAGCCTTGTCCGAACTCGCACCACGAACAGCTCGCGTGCGTCGCGATGGAACTGAAACGGAAGTCCCGGTTGAAGTGTTGGTCGTTGGAGATATCGTCATCATCAAACCCGATGAACGAGTTCCCGCCGACGGTTTCGTGATCGCTGGCGAATCCAGCATCAACCAAGCACCGATTACGGGCGAGAGTGTTCCCGTTGATAAACGCCCGGTCGACGATCACGATGCCGCAGCGGCTGATCCTGAATCACTTTCCGCTGAATATCGTGCCTTCGCTGGAACGATCAATCAGTCCGGTTCCATCGAGATCCAAGTCACCAAGACGGCGGCGGAGAACACGCTCGCCCGCGTTGTCACGATGGTCAGCGAAGCAGAAACGCGGGTTTCGCCGACGCAAAAGTTCACCAAAAAGTTTGAACGCTACTTTGTTCCGTCTGTTATCACTGGCGTTGTGCTTCTGATGTTCGCACCATTGGTCATCGACGAGGGCTTCAGCGATTCATTCTACCGGGCGATGGCAGTCCTAGTCGCGGCAAGCCCATGCGCCTTGGCGATCGCAACGCCCAGCGCAGTTCTAAGCGGTGTCGCCCGAGCAGCTCGCGGCGGAATCCTGGTCAAAGGCGGCGGGCCACTGGAAAGCCTCGGCAGTCTCGATGCAATCGCATTCGACAAAACAGGAACACTGACAGAAGGCGAACCCAAAGTCACCGACGTTCGGACCGCCGAAGGCGTTGACGAATCGGAACTCTTGCGGATTGCCATTGCCGTCGAAGACCTTAGTAAACACCCACTCGCAAAAGCTGTCGTTCGCGATGGGAAGAAGAAATTGGCAGAGGGGGAGAAAGAGAGCCAGGGAGAGGGAAATGTGGGACTGGCCGAGCTGAGTCAGGATGCGAAGACGGACTCTCAACTCTCAACACTAAACTTTCAACTACCTGAAGCGACCGATATGAAGAGTATTACTGGGCGTGGGATTCAGGCGATGGTAGAAGGGGAGTTGGTTCATGTTGGGAAGGATTATTTGTTTTCAGAGGTCGATGGCCCACCACTTCCCGAAAGCGTCCGTACCATTGTCGAGTCGCTCGAACAGAACGGACGTACCACCATGATCGTTCGTCGCGGCGACCGATACCTCGGCGTCATCGGGCTGATGGACACTCCGCGTGAAGCGTCCAAGCGAACGATTAAAAAGCTGCGTGAACTCGGCATCCAGCGGATGATCATGATCTCGGGTGACAATCAACAAGTTGCCGACGCGGTTGCCAAAGAAGTTGGCCTCGACGAAGCCCGCGGCGACCTGATGCCTGAAGATAAGGTCACCGAAATCAAGAAGCTGCAAAGTGAAGGCGGAGTGGCGATGGTTGGTGACGGAGTCAACGACGCCCCCGCGATGGCATCTGCTTCGGTCGGCATCGCCATGGGAGCCGCCGGAAGCGACGTCGCTCTCGAAACCGCCGACGTTGCCCTGATGGCCGATAACCTCGACCACCTCCCGCTCGCCATCGGCCTCAGCCGAGCCACCCGCCGCATCATCCGCCAAAACTTATGGATGAGTCTCGGCATGGTCGCATTCCTCGTACCGGCAACCATCTTCGGTCTTAATATAGGCCCCGCCGTCGCGTTGCACGAAGGCAGCACCCTCGTCGTTGTTTTCAACGCCCTGCGACTTCTCGCCTATCAATCACCAACATCGGACAAGGAATAA
- a CDS encoding TolC family protein, producing MIPIRRKHFARLLLLATTVGVTGCSTTRHFSALYDYNPTNGVDSLAQTPPAPSSPAIQQVVFDEMSLVDSKLEDMTGGEVKDAAVRFAAPTESDFGGIPSSEYQSGVAAMTLADFEALALGNNPTIQELVATTQKAAGFRTQVGLRANPSIGYQANQLADQGTDQHTVFISQTIITGDKLALNRCVLNEALRAQLLQLEAQKYRVTTDIHVKFFDALAAQERIEQIRDFLSVVDKGLELAELRKKALEGSQLDVLQAKVQKNEIELALQQAEVSYAAAWRELGALAGSPQMTPVRLLGELPESATTLDWSTLASTIIASSPEYQAAQTRVSQARANLERQCVQPIPNLDVQLAAGVDNATNSGLINLQIGAPIPVFNKNQGNIAAARAELLRSAQEVQRIENSIKARLGAVSRDYDSSLAAVEKYAKDILPNAAESLQLAETAYKTGETNFVQVLVARRTYFDTNLQYISSQSLLGQARARVDGYVLTGALDAVIDNSGDDSLRGLTFSQQ from the coding sequence ATGATTCCTATCCGCCGCAAACACTTTGCCCGATTGCTTTTGCTTGCAACGACCGTCGGAGTAACCGGCTGCTCAACGACGCGGCATTTCTCGGCTCTGTACGATTACAATCCGACCAACGGTGTGGACTCGCTCGCGCAGACTCCACCTGCGCCGAGTTCACCAGCGATTCAGCAAGTCGTCTTCGATGAGATGTCGTTAGTCGATTCAAAGCTGGAGGACATGACAGGCGGGGAAGTGAAGGATGCTGCTGTTCGGTTTGCAGCTCCTACGGAGAGTGACTTCGGTGGGATACCGTCGTCGGAGTATCAATCGGGTGTTGCAGCGATGACGTTGGCCGATTTTGAGGCACTTGCTTTGGGCAACAATCCGACGATCCAGGAGTTGGTCGCGACAACACAAAAGGCCGCTGGATTCCGCACCCAAGTTGGTTTGCGAGCGAACCCAAGTATCGGTTACCAAGCAAACCAATTAGCTGACCAAGGGACGGATCAGCACACAGTCTTCATTTCTCAAACGATCATTACCGGTGACAAGCTCGCTCTGAATCGGTGTGTGCTAAATGAAGCGTTGCGAGCCCAACTGCTGCAACTCGAAGCTCAGAAGTACCGAGTTACAACCGATATCCACGTTAAGTTCTTCGATGCACTGGCGGCCCAGGAACGTATTGAACAGATTCGTGATTTCTTGTCGGTCGTCGACAAAGGACTCGAGTTGGCCGAGCTTCGCAAGAAAGCACTCGAAGGGTCGCAACTTGATGTGCTTCAAGCCAAGGTTCAGAAGAACGAGATTGAGTTGGCACTACAGCAAGCCGAGGTGAGTTACGCGGCTGCTTGGCGAGAGCTTGGGGCATTGGCAGGTAGTCCACAAATGACGCCAGTACGATTATTGGGCGAGCTACCTGAATCAGCAACGACGTTGGATTGGTCAACGCTAGCATCCACGATTATCGCTTCAAGTCCTGAATATCAGGCGGCCCAAACGCGAGTCAGCCAAGCACGAGCGAACCTTGAACGTCAATGCGTCCAACCGATTCCGAACCTAGATGTCCAGTTGGCTGCTGGCGTCGATAATGCGACAAATTCTGGATTGATTAACTTGCAAATCGGAGCACCCATCCCGGTATTCAATAAGAACCAAGGGAATATTGCCGCTGCCAGGGCCGAACTATTGCGTTCAGCACAAGAGGTACAGCGGATCGAGAATTCGATCAAAGCCCGACTCGGTGCCGTCTCACGTGACTACGATTCTTCGCTGGCAGCGGTCGAGAAATATGCGAAAGATATTTTGCCAAACGCAGCGGAAAGCCTGCAATTAGCAGAGACAGCCTACAAGACAGGTGAGACCAATTTTGTGCAAGTCCTGGTCGCACGCCGCACCTACTTCGACACGAATTTGCAGTACATCTCCTCACAATCGCTGCTCGGTCAAGCCCGTGCCCGTGTCGATGGATACGTGCTCACCGGGGCACTCGACGCCGTCATCGACAACAGTGGCGACGATAGCCTCCGTGGTCTGACGTTCAGTCAACAATAA
- a CDS encoding efflux RND transporter permease subunit, translating to MLNAVIRFALRQRLLVIAIALFLIGYGTWQTMVMPIDVFPDLNRPRVVIMTEAPGLAPEEVESLITFPIETTMNGANGVEAVRSSSGVGISVIYVEFAYGTDVYTDRQIVAERMQMIQDRLPAGIAPQLAPVSSIMGQILMLGMWSDDPNVDTMELRTTADWVVRQRLLTIPGVSQVFTMGGQRKQFQVLVDPDAMLRLGVTLQEIEAAVASSNENGTGGYLDQQGPSELLVRSLGRIKTIEDLKKVPVKIRDRRPVLLSQVAAVVEGAQVKRGDSSAFVRIEDLRLQNADLESSDSQSPIGDQQSPAANWSGGPAVVLTINKQPGADTREVTNEVMKAIEELKPTLPHGTQLSTVYSQKAFIDRAIENVIEALRDGGILVVIVLFLFLLNLRTTFITLTAIPLSLMMTSIVFAIFGLSINTMTLGGIAVAMGELVDDAIVDVENIFRRLKENRAAGSPLNPLLVVFRASTEVRRSIVFGTMIVILVFIPLFALGGMEGKLFAPLGVAYIVSILSSLIVSLTVTPVLSYWLLGLSKGTEHDKDGFVLRGLKWVADKVIRFSLAFPRFNLLVTLLMVAIAGIFASRLEKDFLPPFNEGTIQLNVVLPPGTSLAASNAIGKTVEDALMQIDDVQRFARRTGRAELDEHAEGVNMSEMLIEMDPNSPRSREEQLTEIRESMEDIPGIVTAVEQPIAHLISHMISGVKAQVGIKIYGDDLDLLRQKAEIIKAEMELVPGVTDALVEPQVIIPQLRIELDRDRLLEYGLTTAQVNEYIQTAMNGKVVSEVLDGMRTFDLLVRMKENYREDLDELKRLSVQVPEGGMVPLTSLAKIYESGGPNVVNRENVRRRVVIQCNVSERGVVDVVTDIQKMIKPIVATLPTGYFVEYGGQFQSQKTASRIISILFAMSMIGVFMVLYTLFRSINLAFQVMAALPMAFIGSVAALVLTGQTLTIAAMVGFISLAGIASRNGILLLQHYLHLVEHEGEQFTTSMIIRAGLERLAPVLMTALTSGIGLVPLVMSAGEAGKEILYPVATVILGGLISSTMLDFFVHPALFWLFGMKSAASVVSESSSEIELEEV from the coding sequence ATGCTAAACGCTGTTATTCGCTTCGCACTTCGCCAACGTCTGCTTGTCATCGCAATCGCTCTATTCCTTATTGGGTATGGAACTTGGCAAACGATGGTTATGCCAATCGATGTCTTTCCAGACTTGAATCGCCCACGAGTGGTCATCATGACCGAAGCACCAGGGCTTGCACCGGAGGAAGTGGAGTCGCTGATTACGTTTCCGATCGAAACGACGATGAACGGGGCGAATGGCGTCGAAGCGGTTCGCAGTTCATCCGGCGTGGGAATCTCAGTTATCTATGTCGAGTTTGCTTATGGAACCGATGTCTACACCGACCGGCAAATTGTTGCCGAACGAATGCAGATGATCCAAGATCGGCTGCCCGCCGGAATCGCTCCACAACTGGCCCCCGTCTCGTCAATCATGGGCCAGATCTTGATGCTTGGGATGTGGAGTGACGATCCGAATGTAGACACGATGGAACTAAGAACCACCGCCGATTGGGTCGTTCGGCAACGCTTGCTCACGATTCCCGGTGTCTCGCAAGTCTTCACGATGGGTGGCCAGCGTAAACAGTTCCAAGTGCTTGTTGATCCTGACGCGATGTTGCGGCTCGGGGTAACTCTGCAAGAAATCGAAGCGGCGGTCGCGAGTAGTAACGAAAACGGCACCGGCGGCTACCTAGACCAACAAGGCCCAAGTGAACTACTAGTCCGATCGCTCGGACGGATCAAAACGATCGAGGACTTGAAGAAAGTCCCCGTCAAAATTCGAGACCGTCGCCCAGTTTTACTATCCCAAGTCGCAGCCGTCGTCGAAGGAGCACAAGTCAAACGAGGCGACAGCTCCGCCTTCGTTAGGATTGAAGATTTGAGATTGCAGAATGCAGATTTGGAAAGCTCCGATTCACAATCTCCAATCGGCGATCAGCAATCCCCAGCCGCCAATTGGTCCGGTGGTCCTGCGGTCGTGCTTACGATCAACAAGCAACCCGGTGCGGATACACGAGAGGTCACGAACGAGGTGATGAAGGCGATCGAGGAACTCAAGCCGACGCTTCCCCATGGAACACAATTGTCGACGGTCTATTCGCAAAAAGCGTTTATTGATCGTGCGATCGAGAACGTTATCGAAGCACTCCGTGACGGCGGAATTCTGGTCGTCATTGTTCTGTTCCTCTTCCTGCTCAACCTGCGCACCACGTTCATCACACTCACTGCCATCCCGCTGTCACTGATGATGACATCGATCGTTTTCGCGATCTTCGGCTTGTCGATCAACACCATGACACTGGGCGGCATCGCAGTCGCAATGGGCGAACTGGTGGACGATGCGATTGTCGATGTGGAGAATATCTTCAGAAGACTGAAAGAAAACCGCGCCGCCGGGTCTCCGCTTAATCCCCTGCTGGTCGTGTTCCGGGCCAGTACCGAGGTTCGTCGGTCGATCGTATTTGGCACGATGATCGTGATCCTAGTGTTCATTCCGCTGTTCGCCCTTGGCGGCATGGAAGGAAAACTGTTCGCACCACTAGGTGTTGCCTATATCGTCTCGATTTTGTCGTCTCTTATCGTGTCGTTAACCGTCACACCGGTGTTGTCTTATTGGCTATTGGGGCTCAGCAAAGGCACCGAACATGACAAAGATGGATTTGTTCTGCGAGGTCTCAAATGGGTGGCCGACAAAGTCATTCGATTCAGCTTAGCGTTTCCGCGTTTCAATTTGCTGGTCACACTGTTGATGGTTGCGATTGCAGGCATATTCGCATCGCGATTGGAGAAAGACTTTCTGCCACCCTTCAATGAAGGAACGATCCAGTTGAACGTGGTCCTGCCTCCTGGAACGTCACTCGCAGCATCAAACGCGATCGGCAAGACGGTCGAGGATGCACTGATGCAGATCGACGATGTGCAGCGGTTTGCTCGGAGGACGGGGCGAGCGGAGTTGGACGAACATGCCGAAGGCGTGAACATGTCAGAAATGCTGATTGAAATGGACCCGAACTCGCCAAGGTCGCGTGAAGAGCAATTGACAGAGATTCGCGAGTCAATGGAGGACATTCCCGGTATCGTGACTGCGGTCGAACAACCAATCGCTCACCTGATCTCGCACATGATTTCCGGCGTCAAAGCACAAGTCGGTATCAAAATCTATGGTGACGACTTGGACCTGCTGCGCCAGAAAGCAGAAATCATTAAGGCGGAAATGGAATTGGTCCCCGGCGTGACCGATGCGTTAGTAGAACCGCAAGTGATCATCCCACAATTGCGCATCGAGCTCGACCGCGATCGGCTACTGGAGTACGGACTGACGACGGCTCAAGTGAACGAGTACATTCAAACCGCCATGAACGGAAAGGTCGTTTCCGAAGTGCTTGATGGAATGCGCACCTTCGATTTATTGGTTCGCATGAAAGAGAATTATCGCGAAGACCTTGATGAACTAAAGCGGTTGTCGGTCCAGGTTCCCGAAGGCGGAATGGTGCCGCTGACGAGTCTGGCGAAGATCTATGAATCGGGTGGTCCCAACGTCGTCAATCGTGAGAACGTGCGACGGCGTGTAGTGATCCAGTGCAATGTGTCAGAGCGAGGTGTTGTCGATGTGGTCACTGACATCCAGAAGATGATTAAGCCGATCGTCGCGACTTTGCCAACCGGATATTTTGTCGAGTATGGAGGCCAATTTCAAAGCCAAAAAACAGCCAGTCGGATTATCTCGATACTGTTCGCCATGTCGATGATTGGCGTGTTCATGGTCCTCTACACTCTGTTTCGTTCAATCAACTTAGCATTCCAAGTGATGGCGGCGTTACCGATGGCGTTCATTGGCTCGGTAGCCGCATTGGTATTGACCGGCCAGACATTGACGATTGCAGCGATGGTTGGCTTCATTTCATTGGCCGGCATCGCGTCTCGAAACGGCATTCTGTTGTTACAACACTATTTGCATTTGGTTGAGCACGAAGGTGAACAATTCACGACTTCGATGATCATTCGTGCTGGGCTAGAGCGACTTGCGCCTGTGTTAATGACAGCGTTGACGTCCGGCATCGGTCTAGTTCCGTTAGTCATGTCCGCTGGCGAAGCGGGCAAGGAAATCCTGTACCCAGTGGCGACAGTGATTTTGGGTGGCCTGATTAGTTCAACGATGTTGGACTTCTTTGTTCATCCTGCGCTGTTCTGGCTATTTGGAATGAAGTCGGCGGCGAGCGTTGTGAGCGAGTCGTCCAGTGAAATCGAGTTAGAAGAAGTTTAG
- a CDS encoding class I SAM-dependent methyltransferase: MNQRNSMSSSSEHWNNIFCTKADPQLGWYEGDVTQTLKFLAQIPPGESRRVFLPGAGTSSLVEELLNRGHELILNDISDEALNKLRHRVGTNDKLTYLHHDISKTLPDGISPIDLWIDRAVLHFLLDEDDIQTYFSNLKSAIRLGGYALLAEFSLAGAPKCAGLELHRYCVDELSRRMCPEFVLVEHEDYTYINPAGDPRPYVYALFKT; this comes from the coding sequence GTGAATCAGAGAAACAGCATGTCCTCATCAAGTGAACACTGGAACAATATTTTCTGCACCAAAGCCGATCCCCAACTTGGTTGGTATGAAGGCGACGTCACACAGACATTGAAATTTCTCGCTCAAATTCCGCCAGGCGAGTCCAGACGGGTTTTTCTACCCGGCGCAGGAACTTCTTCACTTGTCGAGGAACTGCTGAACCGAGGGCATGAGCTTATTCTGAATGATATCAGCGACGAAGCCCTGAACAAGCTTCGACACAGAGTCGGCACGAACGACAAATTAACGTACCTTCATCACGACATTTCAAAAACGCTGCCGGACGGGATTTCCCCAATAGACCTTTGGATTGATCGGGCTGTTCTCCATTTCTTGCTTGATGAAGACGATATCCAAACGTACTTTTCCAATTTGAAATCAGCCATCCGATTGGGAGGATACGCATTGCTGGCAGAGTTTTCGCTTGCAGGTGCCCCCAAATGTGCCGGACTTGAACTCCATCGCTACTGCGTTGATGAATTGTCAAGACGCATGTGTCCAGAATTCGTGCTTGTTGAACATGAGGACTATACTTATATCAACCCAGCGGGCGATCCGCGTCCCTATGTCTACGCCCTCTTCAAAACGTAA